A genomic region of Miscanthus floridulus cultivar M001 chromosome 3, ASM1932011v1, whole genome shotgun sequence contains the following coding sequences:
- the LOC136542860 gene encoding myb-related protein 1-like yields MYHQQQLHNHNQHLSSSPGLPPEKQFLLEGGDAGLVLSTDAKPRLKWTPELHERFVEAVHQLGGPDKATPKTIMRLMGIPGLTLYHLKSHLQKYRLSKNLQAQANAVNAKNVLSCRTGTDNPCEGRGSPPPHLNLEPQINRSMHIEALQIQIEVQRRLHEQLEVQRHLQLRIEAQGKYLQSVLEKAQEALAKQSVHLDGGEMPTQQLSELISRATATRRVQVQQEHLHRHQRHLGGDGSVDSCLTACEGSQCQRERERDQDLLSIGLSSAAPPHTPSRGYNNDRGGATASAICEEFLFLDEPGRRGGGGGGGGSSDDHDQQELDLSINGRSNLPRPRDSQRIDLNGSSWN; encoded by the exons ATGTATCATCAGCAACAGCTCCACAACCATAACCAGCACCTGTCCTCAAGCCCGGGCTTACCTCCTGAGAAGCAGTTTCTCCTGGAAGGAGGAGATGCAGGACTCGTCCTCTCCACCGATGCTAAGCCTAGATTGAAATGGACACCAGAGCTGCATGAACGTTTTGTGGAGGCAGTACATCAGCTAGGAGGGCCAGACA AAGCTACGCCAAAAACAATCATGAGGCTGATGGGAATCCCTGGACTCACCCTGTACCATCTTAAGAGCCATCTCCAG AAATACAGACTCAGCAAGAATCTCCAGGCCCAAGCTAATGCTGTCAACGCAAAGAATG TGTTAAGCTGCAGGACAGGAACAGACAACCCATGCGAAGGGAGAGGATCACCACCACCACACTTGAACCTAGAGCCCCAGATAAACAG GTCAATGCACATTGAAGCCCTCCAGATCCAGATCGAAGTTCAGAGACGGCTTCATGAGCAGCTAGAG GTTCAGAGACACCTGCAGCTGCGGATCGAAGCGCAGGGCAAGTACCTGCAGTCCGTGCTGGAGAAGGCGCAGGAGGCGCTGGCCAAGCAGAGCGTCCACCTCGACGGCGGCGAGATGCCGACGCAGCAGCTGTCGGAGCTCATCTCGAGAGCCACGGCGACGAGGCGCGTCCAGGTCCAGCAGGAGCATCTCCACCGTCACCAGCGTCACCTCGGCGGCGATGGGTCGGTGGACAGCTGCCTGACCGCGTGCGAGGGGTCCCAGTgccagagggagagggagagggaccaGGACCTGCTGTCCATCGGCCTCTCGTCTGCTGCACCGCCTCACACTCCCAGCAGAGGCTACAACAACGACAGAGGCGGCGCCACCGCCAGCGCCATCTGCGAGGAGTTCCTGTTTCTTGACGAGCCCggtaggagaggaggaggaggaggaggaggagggtccTCGGATGACCATGACCAGCAGGAGCTGGACCTTAGCATCAACGGCAGGAGCAATCTACCAAGGCCTCGCGACAGCCAAAGGATCGACCTGAACGGGTCGAGCTGGAACTGA